ATTTGGTCCATGTTCCAGTAAGAATTCCATCAGATCCAGGTACTCCTGTAATAGGATACGTAACAATTACTGTCTGTCCACTAGCAAGAGTCACATTACCTGCAGAACCCGATGCCCCACTAAAAGTTGGAGTACCTACAGTAAGACCTGTAATTCCACTTAATACCAAATCAGCCGCAGTAAAATTAATTGTAGCAGAAGAAAATGAATTATTGGTGACACTTAGTTTATAATTAGCTGTTGATCCAACGTCAACACCTCCTGTGTAACTACCTGAAAATCCTGTACAATCTGAAGCAACTACTGTCGCTGCTGTTGTAGACCCAATACAAGTCCAATTGGGAGTAGTGGGACTTCCTAAGTTTTGTGACAAACAGCCGATAGGGGCCGAAGTAGTTCCACTACAATCTGTACAATAAACTATAAGTCCGGATATAGGAGAAAGAATGGCATCTCTTTGTGCCTTAGTGACTCTTGGCGGAGCAAAACCTTGCGTAGTGCTAGTTACATCCAATATCGCAGAGGCATCAGGAGTTGCTACTCCCACTCCTACATTTCCACCTGTGAACCCCAGTGTATTACTGTCTAAATTTACTTGGCGATTTCCAGTAAGAGCTCCATCAGAGTCATAAATATTATAACCTGTACCTGGAGTTGTCCCGCTGCTACTAATTATAGCTTGCCAAGCAACTCCATCAAAATAATAGTAGCCAGCAGCGGTAATATTTCCGGTTACAGCATCTGTAGTTGTAACAGCAGATGTAGCATAAACAATAGTACCTATTTGGTCTGTTCCATATTGCGCATTAGCTGCTTGAATCTGATCTCCTGTAAGACGTGGAGCAATTAGCCCTTCAGGAGTACTTCCATTAGTGTTTTTAGCAGTCACATCTAAGGTTGCTTTAGGAGAAGCGTTGTTTATACCCACCTGCCCATATGCAATTGAGACTGTTGTTATTGCAAATAGAGTCAATAACTGTTTTTTAATATTTAAATTTTTAATCATAATTGTTTGTATTATTTTATTGAGCACAACCTTAATATTATATTTAACATCATTAGTGCGCCTTTAAGAAATAAAATTGTAGCAATTTGCTACCTTATTAGACTAACAATGCGGGGGGAGGCCTGGATAAAAAAGAAAAACAAATTTCAAAGTAATAAGAAATACTATATGATATTTTGTGTTGAATACACTCTAAGATAATTAAACTACTATTCAATACTCTTTGTAAAGTATCCTTAAAAAGCATTTTAAAGTTATATGAACTAAATGGGATGATCAAATACCCGGCCCCTGTATGAAGTGATAAAAAATGGTAAGGTTCTAATGGGGGGATATTCCAACCCCTATCATCTCTTCTTTTAGAAGAAGTTGTTAAATCTTTGCTGGTTTCTCTTGAAACAGGTAAAGGGTGATTTTCTTTTTTGACAGTCTTATAAGAAGTATAATTGTTTAAACGAGTAGACGATTCATTTCCCGAATATGTATACACTGCATTATCGGCATCTGAAGTAACATAAATAGTAGATTTATCACCTATAAATATAGAATTGCTTGTATCACTAATAACTTGTGATTGACAAAAGCTGAAGATAAAAATTAAATACCCCACCTTATTCGAATGAAACATAAATCTTAACATTTATTAAAGAATTTATAATATATACCTATCAAATTAATAGATATGTAAATAAAAAATGTGCAGTTTAAGTAGAGCAAAATTTATTACTTTGAACATTAAGTTCTTCAATAATTTAGAGTATTCTGCCTCCTTTTTCATTGTTCCATATTTTAATACATCCAAAATGCAGGTTATTCTTGTTTCTTATAACAAGCTTGCTTCCAAAGATCAATTCTGCTTTAAAAGATTTGAAAAAAACTTTAATCCTCCGAATTATAACAATAATTCCATTTTCTACTTATTATCATTTTTTAAGTCATAAAATTCATTTGAATTTTATATATCAGTTTGTATAATAAACGTTCTAAAAGAGATATAATTCACAATAATTCAAATAGCTACACAAATCATTTTATTTTAAAACAGTACATATTTTGAATTGGAAATATATCGTCCTGTTTTGTAAAGTAAAATAACTTTAACATCTAGATTTAATATCTTTTCTCAATATTAAGTTGCTCTTATCTAAATTGAATTGCTTGTTTTACAGTCTGTCCTTAAGAAAGTTAAACTATTAACAATAAGTTACTCTCAAAGAAGTATTTTTATCTTTTCATATCTATTAATATTTATTAGTACAAATTAAAGGCTATGTGCTTCAATGAGATAAATAAAAATGATAAACGTGTTAAAAAAAATGACAAAGAGCATTTGAACCCGATTTTAAATACAAGGAAAATTAAGAAACGGTTCCCGCAATTGAAGAATACTAGTCTTTACCATATGGGTAATATTTTCACCAATATGAATACTATCCGATATAAATATATTTATTTTGTGTGAGGATAGGTTAATAGGCTCACTTTTGAAGGAAAACATTAAAAGATTATACACCCTATTTCCATATCAAGAATAGCCTAATATTAACTTAGCGCTAATGAAAATTTAGAAATTTAAGTATGGAAAAAAAATAAGTAATAATCTGTCTCACTCGCTTGTAATTATATCATCTGAAAATTAACCTTTGATACTTGTTATTAATGTACCCTATCCAGATTACAATCATGTGCTCCCTTTCTTAAATCTACCTAAATTTATGTCCCATTTTAAGTATTACAATCCCATAATATCCTTTTTGTCAGTACTACCTTCCTCAGGAATACTATATGATGTTACAAATTTAGCAACTATATTAACGGGAATCATGATAGCTTATGAAAATCCAGTCAATTACTATCTCCAATTGTACAAAATGACCTGCCGGAATGATAAATGTAGAACTTCCCACAGTTTTCAAGTTTACTATTTTATCACTACCATTTCCTGCCATCTAAAGTTTTAATCAAGGGGTATATTCTTAATTTTGTACGTTATGTCATTAATTGACTATAAATGACAAAGTAAATAATTGCCACACAATTGACAAGTAACCAGAGAAAAAGATCGGTTTAGACCGATCTCTTTTTACATAATCAAGTATAGAAAAAGAATTCTATTTAAAAGCTAATATTTCTTTAATTTCCGCAGTTCTTAATTCTATTTTACCTTTATTATCTACCAAGATAAGAGTTGGAGTTCCTGTAACAGCATAATTTTTAAAATTTTCTCCTTGTATCCCCTTATAATCACAGTAAACATCCTTCCATTTAAAATCTTTTGCTTTTGCTTTAAAGATTTTCTCCTCCTTATCAGCTGAAATAGCGATAATATGAATACCTTTTGCTTCTATCTGGCTATAATACATAGGCATTTGTTGTAAAAGGTTTTCACAAGAACCACAACCAGATGCATAAAAAAGAAGTAATGTTTTATCATAATTTATCTGAGAAGCATAATCCTTTAAGTTAATTACTGTACTGGTATTGGTTGAATCTTTAACTATCAAGTCAGGAGCCGTTTGCCCCACAGTTCCCTTTTGATAAAGAGCCAATGAACCTTCATAGTTTATAACTTTTCCAGAGCTAATTACTAAAGGAGCAATAGCACTAATATAGGCGTCTTTTCCTTGTTCATTTAAAAAATAAGCAGTCCTTCCTGCAAAATCAGCATACATATTTTTATCGGAAATCTGCGTGCTAATTTTAACAAAATCTTCGACAAACCGGAAAGGGCTATTTAATACCTGGGTATGAAGACTTACCCATGAAGAAATAATATTACTCCAATGTCCAGAGGTATAAAGAGCATTCCAATCCATCTTCTGGGTCAGATATTGAGCGATATTTCTGGCATTCTTTTCTTCTGTATCTTCAAGTTGGGTACCTAGTCCTTGCGTAAGATTAACTATCTGCAGAAACTTCTGAGCATAATCTGAATTCTTACTGAGTCTATCCTGAAAATTTTTATAAAAGCCCTTTTGCTCTTTATATCTCTCGTCAAAAAGGTTATAACTTTTATCTTCTTTTGAAAAAGCTTTTGTAGCCTGCAGCATAGATTCGTGACGCATAAGAATTAATTGCTGCTCTTTGTAGAGTTTATTAAGCTCATTTATTTGATCATTCCCTTTATAGGTGATATTGGTATCATTAGGCTGTTTTTCCAGGCAACTTACCGAAAAGTCTTTCCCCGGAATAACCATATCTATCCCGCCTCCTTCCTGAGAATTAGTGATAAGCCACCGGCTCATACCTGTATATGGAGCATATTCCTTCGGAATTGTAAGAGAAAACTTTCCATCTTGAGGTATCGTTCCTTGGGCTACTATTTTTTGCTTATCTCCCTGAAAAATAATTAAATCATAGGATTTTCCTGCAAACTGTGGAAAATTCATCTGAATATTTTGTGCATTGGAATTGGTAAACAAAAAGCCCAATGCAAGTAGTATTGCTTTTTTCATAATAAGTGTGAAATTTTCAATGAATATTTTAAAAAACTTTATGGTATACAAATAAGATTTTCTGTGATCTCAAAAGTCTATACTTCCCCAATATTAGCTTCTGGTAAAAATTGAAAATACAGTTTTAAACTGTTTCTCATTTACCTCTTATTGAGAGTTTCATTTAATACTGCAATTATCGAAAATCGGCGGTTTTTAACCGCCGAAATAAATAAATTATAAAATTAATAGAATTTATTCTGAAATACAGCGCACACTGTATCCGAATGCACGGCCGTTATTGCTTGTGTTGTTGCTGCTGACTCCTTGGCCATCTCTAGAGAAGTACACATAGTTCGCGTCCGGGCTGGTAACCTGGGTACTACTCCAATAGATGCCCTCGAAACCACGATTGCGGAGCTCCCCCGCCCCCTGGTCACGCCACCCCACAGCAGGTAGGAATAAGAAATTTCCAAGTAAGACACCGTTACTGTAATTAGTGGGGCTATTAGTCCAAGTACCTATACGAGTGATTACGTTATTGCTAGAATTAATCACTTGAGCCCACTGCGCAGAGGTAGGAACTCTATATCCAGTAGGACAAGGATCGTTGGCCGTTTTTGTAGCATCAGACCAAGTTCCATTTGGAAGTACAGAAGCATTCCATCCTGCAATAGCTCCACCATTAGCTTGATCTACAGCTTGAGTGATATATCTTCCTGCTTGGTTGGTTTTAGCTCCCCATTGATATTTAGCTCCATGTATCCCTTGTGCTGGAACAAGCGGGTTTAAAGTTGTGTCTGTAACCCCTAAATTATGGTTCATAAATGATTTAAACACTCCAGGAGCTGTAAATGCACCAGAGGTTCCTATAATCAGTTCAATATTCCCAACAGCAGGATCACCATTAATGCTAAATGGGAATGTTGCTAATGCCATTGTATTTCCAGGAGTCAGTTTAAGTGCATTGAAGCTTCCATCACCATCAACTGTAATGGTTACTGGTATAGATCCTGAAGGACTGAAGTTCCCTGCTGGGTAACTAATCGTAAATCCATTGGCATCTCCTCCTTGACCTGTTCCAGAATTGTTTGGCACTACTACGCCAGTATAAGCGTCATAGCTTCCTTTTCCTGCAGTATATGGTATATTAAGAGTAATCTGATTAGCTCCGTTATCTATAATCCCTTGTATTTCTAATACTCCGCCACCATCATTTGTAGAGATCACAGCACGAGTTTGAGGTAGAGTAAATGTTGCTGTACCCTTACCTACTAATTGAGTATTAGTACACGTTAGGGACAGTTTAGTCCATGTTCCAGTAAGTATTCCATCGGCTCCTGGGGTTCCAGTAATAGGATAAGTCACCACAACTGTTTGCCCAGCCACCAAGGTTACATTACTTCCACTCACCGCACCTCCAACAAAGGTTGGATTTCCTACGGTCAGACTTGTAACCCCACTTAATACTAAATCACTCGCCGCAAAATTAATTGTTGCTGTAGAAAATGAATTATTGGTGATTGTTAGCTTATAGTTAGCTCCTGATACAGGAGATCCTGCTGTATAGGATCCTGAAAATCCTGTACAATCTGAAGTAACTACTGTCGCTGCTGTTGTAGACCCAATACAAGTCCAATTGGGAGTAGTGGGATTTCCTAAATTCTGTGACAAACAGCCTACAGGTGCAATATCACTTCCGCTACAATCAGTACAGTAAACAAGCCCTCCTGTAGCAGGAGACAGAATGGCATCCCTTTGCGCCTTAGTTACTCGGGGAGGAAGAAATAATTGTGTAGTACTTGCGACATCCAATATCGCAGAGGTATCAGGAGTTGCCACTCCCACTCCTACATTTCCTCCTGTAAATCCAAGAGTACTACTGGCCAAATCTACTTGACGATTTCCAGTAAGACTTCCGTTAGAGTTATAAATATTAGAAACTGTGCTTGGATTTGTTCCACTGCTACTTCCTATAGCTTGCCAAGCAACTCCATCAAAATAATAGTAGCCAGCAGCGGTAATATTTCCGGTTACAGCATCTGGATTTGTAACAGCAGATGTAGCATAAACAATAGTACCTGTTTGGTCTGTTCCATATTGCGCATTAGCTGCTTGAATCTGATCTCCTGTAAGACGTGGAGCAATTAGCCCTTCAGGAGTACTTCCATTAGTGTTTTTAGCAGTCACATCTAAGGTTGCTTTAGGAGAAGCGTTGTTTATACCCACCTGCCCATATGCAATTGAGACTGTTGTTATTGCAAATAGAGTCAATAACTGTTTTTTAATATTTAAATTTTTAATCATAATTGTTTGTATTATTTTATTGAGCACAACCTTAATATTATATTTAACATCATTAGTGCGCCTTTAAGAAATAAAATTGTAGCAATTTGCTACCTTATTAGACTAACAATGCGGGGGGAGGCCTGGATAAAAAAGAAAAACAAATTTCAAAGTAATAAGAAATACTATATGATATTTTGTGTTGAATACACTCTAAGATAATTAAACTACTATTCAATACTCTTTGTAAAGTATCCTTAAAAAGCATTTTAAAGTTATATGAACTAAATGGGATGATCAAATACCCGGCCCCTGTATGAAGTGATAAAAAATGGTAAGGTTCTAATGGAGGGATATTCCAACCCCTATCATCTCTTCTTTTAGAAGAAGTTGTTAAATCTTTGCTGGTTTCTCTTGAAACAGGTAAAGGGTGATTTTCTTTTTTGACAGTCTTATAAGAAGTATAATTGTTTAAACGAGTAGACGATTCATTTCCCGAATATGTATACACTGCATTATCGGCATCTGAAGTAACATAAATAGTAGATTTATCACCTATAAATATAGAATTGCTTGTATCACTAATAACTTGTGATT
The nucleotide sequence above comes from Chryseobacterium sp. 7. Encoded proteins:
- a CDS encoding peroxiredoxin family protein, with translation MKKAILLALGFLFTNSNAQNIQMNFPQFAGKSYDLIIFQGDKQKIVAQGTIPQDGKFSLTIPKEYAPYTGMSRWLITNSQEGGGIDMVIPGKDFSVSCLEKQPNDTNITYKGNDQINELNKLYKEQQLILMRHESMLQATKAFSKEDKSYNLFDERYKEQKGFYKNFQDRLSKNSDYAQKFLQIVNLTQGLGTQLEDTEEKNARNIAQYLTQKMDWNALYTSGHWSNIISSWVSLHTQVLNSPFRFVEDFVKISTQISDKNMYADFAGRTAYFLNEQGKDAYISAIAPLVISSGKVINYEGSLALYQKGTVGQTAPDLIVKDSTNTSTVINLKDYASQINYDKTLLLFYASGCGSCENLLQQMPMYYSQIEAKGIHIIAISADKEEKIFKAKAKDFKWKDVYCDYKGIQGENFKNYAVTGTPTLILVDNKGKIELRTAEIKEILAFK
- a CDS encoding FISUMP domain-containing protein, translating into MIKNLNIKKQLLTLFAITTVSIAYGQVGINNASPKATLDVTAKNTNGSTPEGLIAPRLTGDQIQAANAQYGTDQTGTIVYATSAVTNPDAVTGNITAAGYYYFDGVAWQAIGSSSGTNPSTVSNIYNSNGSLTGNRQVDLASSTLGFTGGNVGVGVATPDTSAILDVASTTQLFLPPRVTKAQRDAILSPATGGLVYCTDCSGSDIAPVGCLSQNLGNPTTPNWTCIGSTTAATVVTSDCTGFSGSYTAGSPVSGANYKLTITNNSFSTATINFAASDLVLSGVTSLTVGNPTFVGGAVSGSNVTLVAGQTVVVTYPITGTPGADGILTGTWTKLSLTCTNTQLVGKGTATFTLPQTRAVISTNDGGGVLEIQGIIDNGANQITLNIPYTAGKGSYDAYTGVVVPNNSGTGQGGDANGFTISYPAGNFSPSGSIPVTITVDGDGSFNALKLTPGNTMALATFPFSINGDPAVGNIELIIGTSGAFTAPGVFKSFMNHNLGVTDTTLNPLVPAQGIHGAKYQWGAKTNQAGRYITQAVDQANGGAIAGWNASVLPNGTWSDATKTANDPCPTGYRVPTSAQWAQVINSSNNVITRIGTWTNSPTNYSNGVLLGNFLFLPAVGWRDQGAGELRNRGFEGIYWSSTQVTSPDANYVYFSRDGQGVSSNNTSNNGRAFGYSVRCISE